In one window of Meiothermus sp. DNA:
- a CDS encoding zf-TFIIB domain-containing protein, translated as MPLLICPNCETGMNEIQRNGVHIDVCPSCRGVWLDGGEMEKLLGQVRQYEQEYEAELESYRRQLSAPPQTRGYTPQPHQRNPYDTDDDEYHKRHGKKKSKLGRLFDLFD; from the coding sequence ATGCCCCTTCTGATCTGTCCTAACTGCGAAACCGGAATGAACGAAATCCAGCGTAACGGCGTTCACATTGATGTTTGCCCCAGCTGCCGTGGGGTCTGGTTGGACGGGGGCGAGATGGAAAAACTGCTGGGCCAGGTACGCCAGTACGAACAGGAGTACGAGGCCGAGTTGGAAAGCTACCGCCGGCAGCTGTCTGCCCCACCGCAAACCCGTGGATACACCCCTCAACCTCATCAGCGCAACCCCTACGATACCGACGACGATGAGTACCATAAGCGCCACGGAAAGAAGAAAAGCAAGTTGGGTAGACTCTTCGACCTGTTCGATTAA
- a CDS encoding PucR family transcriptional regulator has protein sequence MSLPTLRQILELPAFAGAELLSGQERLDGYITWVHVAEVLDVARLLSGGELLLSTGLELARTTPEARVAYVRTLAESGVGGLCLELVQWLQELPPEMLQTARMLQFPILVFRHEVRFADLTRAAHERILHPGAFEEEPLFKSLLEALIETGRDKRFMERHLGALLRLPSRPKSTLLATLEALLASQFNIAETARKLGVRRQSIYYRLEQLRGMLGDIESPERRLGLWIALELLKR, from the coding sequence GTGAGCCTGCCCACACTTCGTCAGATCCTGGAGCTGCCCGCCTTTGCCGGGGCTGAGCTCCTTTCGGGGCAGGAAAGGCTTGACGGCTACATCACCTGGGTACATGTGGCCGAGGTACTCGATGTAGCCCGGTTGCTTTCGGGGGGTGAGCTTTTACTTTCGACAGGCCTCGAGCTGGCCCGCACCACGCCCGAGGCCCGTGTAGCTTACGTGCGCACCCTGGCCGAGTCAGGGGTGGGGGGGCTCTGCCTCGAGCTGGTGCAGTGGCTACAGGAGTTGCCCCCCGAGATGCTCCAGACCGCCCGCATGCTGCAATTCCCCATCCTGGTTTTTCGCCACGAGGTGCGCTTTGCCGACCTGACCCGCGCTGCTCACGAGCGAATTCTGCATCCCGGAGCCTTCGAGGAAGAGCCGCTGTTCAAATCTTTGCTGGAAGCTTTGATTGAAACCGGACGGGATAAACGTTTTATGGAACGACACCTCGGGGCCCTTCTGCGCCTGCCCAGCCGCCCTAAGAGCACCCTTTTGGCAACCCTCGAGGCCCTGCTGGCCTCACAGTTCAACATCGCTGAGACGGCCCGCAAGCTTGGGGTGCGGCGGCAGAGCATCTACTACCGGCTTGAACAACTCCGGGGCATGCTGGGCGATATCGAAAGCCCCGAACGGCGCTTGGGCTTGTGGATTGCGCTGGAGCTGCTTAAGCGCTGA
- a CDS encoding Zn-dependent hydrolase has protein sequence MLNPKRTVAELKELRDLTADENGAWRVAWTDTWLEARKWFNNKLADLPVEQHYDAAGNNWITLQGQSEKALLIGGHLDSVPGGGWLDGCLNVLAGLEVLRRIAREYGGKPPVTVRLVDWADEEGARFGRSLLGSSAFAGNHTIEADRGRTDKDGIRLEDALRRCGVEIDRFPEAQQEQKNAAAYLELHIEQGPVLLDKGLPLGVVLGTKGVERHAITFYGQEAHSGSTPMNRRKDALAAAAKLALEIRPIAMKHPDAVCTMGSVKTYPGIVTAVVGRCECTLDQRDLDAGVLAQMYREAREASERFAQEENCTVEWSHIWSIEPIPFHPQLIEFCDEAIREVAGVSHRMPSGPLHDAAEVARAGIPTVMMFVQSLHGISHNKIEDTREEHIEQSVQALDHLADKTMRWILEQ, from the coding sequence ATGCTAAACCCCAAGCGAACCGTAGCCGAACTCAAGGAACTGCGCGACCTCACCGCCGACGAAAACGGCGCCTGGCGGGTGGCCTGGACCGACACCTGGCTGGAGGCGCGCAAATGGTTCAACAACAAGCTGGCCGATCTGCCTGTCGAACAGCACTACGACGCAGCAGGCAACAACTGGATTACACTCCAGGGCCAGAGCGAAAAGGCACTTTTGATTGGGGGCCACCTGGACTCGGTGCCGGGTGGGGGCTGGCTGGATGGGTGTTTGAACGTGCTGGCGGGCCTCGAGGTCCTGCGCCGGATTGCCAGAGAGTATGGCGGCAAACCCCCGGTCACGGTGCGGTTGGTGGACTGGGCCGACGAAGAGGGGGCCCGCTTTGGGCGCAGCCTGCTGGGTTCCTCGGCCTTCGCGGGAAACCACACCATCGAGGCCGACCGGGGCCGCACCGACAAAGATGGCATCCGACTGGAAGATGCCCTTAGGCGCTGCGGGGTCGAGATTGACCGTTTTCCCGAGGCCCAGCAAGAGCAAAAGAACGCAGCGGCCTACTTAGAGCTCCACATCGAGCAAGGCCCTGTGCTCCTGGATAAGGGCTTGCCGCTGGGTGTGGTGCTGGGCACCAAGGGGGTGGAGCGGCACGCCATTACCTTTTACGGCCAGGAGGCCCATTCCGGCTCTACCCCGATGAACCGTCGCAAGGATGCCCTGGCGGCAGCCGCCAAGCTGGCCCTGGAAATCCGCCCCATCGCCATGAAGCACCCCGACGCGGTTTGCACCATGGGCAGCGTCAAGACCTATCCGGGTATCGTGACGGCGGTGGTTGGGCGCTGTGAGTGCACCCTCGACCAGCGCGACCTCGACGCGGGCGTGCTGGCCCAGATGTACCGCGAGGCCCGCGAGGCCAGCGAGCGCTTTGCCCAAGAAGAAAACTGCACCGTGGAGTGGAGCCACATCTGGAGTATAGAGCCCATCCCCTTCCACCCGCAGCTCATCGAGTTTTGCGATGAGGCCATCCGCGAGGTGGCCGGCGTCTCACACCGTATGCCCTCAGGGCCGCTCCACGACGCTGCCGAGGTAGCCCGCGCAGGCATTCCCACGGTGATGATGTTCGTGCAGAGTCTTCATGGCATCAGTCACAACAAAATCGAGGACACCCGGGAGGAGCATATCGAGCAGTCTGTGCAGGCCCTCGACCATCTGGCCGACAAGACCATGCGCTGGATACTGGAGCAGTGA
- a CDS encoding ABC transporter substrate-binding protein produces the protein MKKWSVLWVLAVFVLASLASAQQNLIKVNLQLKWFPQAQFAGFFVAKERGFFRAQGLDVTLLPAGDQSPIQVVQSGAADFGTTWIADLLTARERGIPVVHLAQIFQRSGFTLVALKSSNIKNLCTDMKGKSVGVWPSGNEYPAVALFRKCGLTSSLDPRATNPDVTAVSYPFDPSLVFPDKVQLVAAMTYNEVNQIAGLGYDETKVDVFKLADEGINLLEDLIFTTERVLNERNFKGSGLTGRQVAARLIRASIQGWNWAVANQAETVEKYVLPVCGNTCKGSGTRADAKGHQTWQMAEIAKLYNAGATTKGWAGFLVPADYQASVRLLREQGILTKDPPAATVDYGPWEAATGKRARDWK, from the coding sequence ATGAAGAAATGGTCGGTCTTGTGGGTACTGGCAGTCTTCGTGTTGGCATCGCTGGCGAGCGCACAACAGAATCTGATCAAGGTTAATTTGCAGCTCAAGTGGTTTCCTCAGGCCCAGTTTGCCGGTTTCTTTGTAGCCAAGGAACGGGGCTTTTTCCGGGCCCAGGGATTGGACGTGACCCTGTTGCCTGCAGGGGACCAATCCCCCATCCAGGTGGTGCAATCCGGGGCTGCCGACTTTGGCACAACCTGGATTGCCGACCTGCTGACTGCCCGTGAGCGGGGCATCCCGGTGGTGCACCTGGCCCAGATTTTCCAGCGTTCCGGCTTTACCCTGGTAGCGCTCAAATCCAGCAACATCAAGAACCTCTGCACCGACATGAAGGGCAAGAGCGTGGGGGTCTGGCCCTCCGGCAACGAGTATCCGGCGGTGGCGCTTTTCCGTAAATGCGGACTGACCAGTTCCCTCGACCCCCGTGCTACCAATCCCGATGTGACGGCGGTGAGCTATCCCTTTGACCCCTCGCTGGTATTCCCGGACAAGGTGCAACTGGTTGCTGCCATGACCTACAACGAGGTCAACCAGATTGCTGGTCTGGGCTACGACGAAACCAAGGTGGATGTGTTCAAGCTGGCCGATGAGGGGATTAACCTGCTGGAAGACCTGATTTTTACCACCGAACGGGTACTCAACGAGCGTAACTTCAAGGGCTCGGGGCTTACGGGTCGCCAGGTGGCCGCTCGCCTGATCCGCGCTTCTATCCAGGGCTGGAACTGGGCGGTGGCCAACCAGGCCGAGACAGTGGAGAAGTACGTGCTGCCGGTGTGCGGCAACACCTGCAAGGGCTCGGGTACCCGGGCCGATGCCAAAGGCCACCAGACCTGGCAGATGGCCGAAATCGCCAAGCTCTACAATGCAGGCGCCACCACCAAGGGCTGGGCTGGTTTCCTGGTGCCCGCAGACTACCAGGCCTCGGTGCGTTTGCTCCGCGAGCAGGGCATTCTGACCAAAGACCCGCCCGCCGCTACGGTCGACTACGGTCCCTGGGAAGCCGCCACGGGTAAACGGGCTCGAGACTGGAAATAA
- a CDS encoding ABC transporter permease, translating into MVVQPSKPVLSRVPLDWILLAFGFGLLLWFIAIWWNQSEPASDAQKLLIWGGFLLAALGIARVANQFVNATNPVIGFTPAALTLLVVVVTAEALLRAYQVPPGLIPTPSRVLFTFFAVRDVLLQDAFQTVVLEALVGYLIGCGLGVITALLVSRYVFLERGLLPYATVFSSIPIVALAPVLVKMVGIDWQSKAVIVAITVFFPVVVNTFRGLTEVSPLSLDLMRSYAASEVQQYRWLRLPNALPFIFNALKLGTTLAMIGAIVGEFFGANGQGLGFRIQIEAGRFGFDIVWSAIIVASLIGIAWYNLVAWLERRLTGWHVSFR; encoded by the coding sequence ATGGTGGTGCAGCCGAGTAAACCTGTTTTGTCCAGGGTGCCACTTGACTGGATACTGCTGGCGTTTGGATTTGGCCTGCTTCTTTGGTTTATTGCGATCTGGTGGAACCAGAGCGAGCCGGCTTCGGATGCTCAAAAACTCCTGATTTGGGGCGGATTCTTGCTTGCGGCGCTGGGCATCGCCAGGGTTGCCAACCAGTTTGTGAACGCCACCAACCCGGTCATAGGTTTTACCCCGGCCGCCCTGACCTTGCTTGTGGTGGTGGTAACGGCGGAAGCCTTGCTGCGGGCCTACCAGGTTCCACCCGGGCTTATCCCGACCCCCAGCCGGGTGCTCTTTACTTTTTTTGCAGTGCGGGATGTGCTCCTGCAAGATGCCTTCCAGACGGTGGTGTTAGAGGCGCTCGTCGGGTACCTGATTGGTTGTGGCCTGGGTGTGATTACGGCTTTACTGGTGAGCCGATATGTGTTTCTGGAACGTGGCCTGCTACCCTACGCCACAGTTTTTAGCAGTATTCCCATTGTGGCGCTGGCCCCGGTACTGGTCAAAATGGTGGGCATCGACTGGCAATCCAAAGCGGTGATTGTGGCCATTACGGTGTTTTTTCCGGTGGTGGTAAATACCTTCCGCGGCCTTACCGAGGTCAGCCCCCTGTCGCTAGATTTGATGCGTTCGTATGCGGCCAGTGAAGTGCAGCAGTATCGCTGGCTACGGCTGCCCAATGCGCTACCCTTTATCTTCAATGCCCTCAAGCTGGGGACGACCCTGGCCATGATTGGGGCCATTGTGGGTGAGTTTTTTGGGGCCAATGGACAGGGCCTGGGTTTTCGGATCCAGATCGAGGCGGGCCGGTTTGGTTTTGATATCGTTTGGTCGGCAATCATCGTAGCTTCGCTGATCGGCATCGCCTGGTACAACCTGGTGGCTTGGCTCGAGCGGAGGTTAACCGGGTGGCACGTGTCGTTTCGCTAA